In Porites lutea chromosome 9, jaPorLute2.1, whole genome shotgun sequence, a single window of DNA contains:
- the LOC140948993 gene encoding rhodopsin, GQ-coupled-like, whose translation MANNSQIGSSSHDPLGRSHSEIGLVVALSILISLTSFLGNFLVVYVIHRDSRLKSLTNIFIQNLALTDIAMALLVMPYWVISLYTGTWIFSERWCEIQGVIQTTLGTASILTMGLIALNRYFRVVKPEQLYSRLFPSKKMALVYCAFIWIASVLLATPPLYGWGKMVYIPSYGACTFNRKVEDISYVIILMNGVHNTTTAAIFYCYYKIYKTLKESRQNLNAHGATSSQRPRTDIRVLKTSFTVVCVFLILWGPVTVVVMMESAEYFVPREVSTAVFFLVFTTSLVNPIIYGVMNPQLRTAFKGALTFGRCGNQINPTGQP comes from the coding sequence ATGGCGAACAACTCTCAAATTGGATCGAGTTCCCACGACCCCCTAGGACGTTCTCACAGTGAAATTGGTTTGGTAGTGGCTTTGTCTATTCTAATCTCTCTCACCTCCTTCCTCGGCAACTTCTTAGTCGTCTATGTTATCCATAGAGACTCCAGACTCAAGAGCTTGACCAATATATTCATCCAAAACCTGGCATTGACTGACATTGCCATGGCATTGCTAGTCATGCCCTATTGGGTAATAAGCCTGTATACAGGGACTTGGATTTTTAGCGAGAGGTGGTGTGAGATTCAAGGTGTAATTCAGACTACGTTGGGAACTGCTTCTATCCTGACTATGGGACTTATCGCCCTCAACCGATATTTTCGAGTCGTCAAACCAGAGCAGCTTTACAGCAGGCTTTTCCCGAGCAAGAAAATGGCCCTAGTCTATTGCGCCTTCATATGGATAGCTTCTGTGCTTCTTGCAACACCGCCATTGTACGGTTGGGGCAAGATGGTTTACATTCCTTCGTATGGTGCCTGCACTTTTAACAGGAAAGTCGAGGATATTTCATATGTGATAATACTCATGAACGGAGTGCACAATACAACCACAGCTGCAATATTTTACTGCTACTACAAAATTTATAAGACACTTAAAGAAAGCCGTCAAAATCTAAATGCCCATGGAGCGACCTCATCACAACGTCCTCGAACTGATATTAGAGTCTTGAAAACCAGTTTTACTGTCGTTTgtgtttttctcattttatggGGACCGGTTACTGTTGTTGTGATGATGGAGTCCGCTGAGTATTTTGTCCCCAGGGAGGTTTCTACGGCAGTCTTTTTCCTTGTCTTTACAACTAGTTTAGTAAATCCAATCATATACGGGGTTATGAATCCTCAGCTCCGAACTGCCTTCAAAGgggctttaacctttggtcgGTGTGGCAACCAAATAAATCCGACTGGCCAACCTTAA